In Arvicola amphibius chromosome 1, mArvAmp1.2, whole genome shotgun sequence, one DNA window encodes the following:
- the Itpripl2 gene encoding inositol 1,4,5-trisphosphate receptor-interacting protein-like 2, whose product MSVRYTLNLKVFWPVVTGLCTALVCLYHALRSTEGARAEPPDGVDSGFPLLKVVILLLLGYILLRCRHTIRQRLLPGSSRSCGHANFSARPLQEPGLSILLESYYEHEVRLSPHVLGHSKAHVSRIVGELVQAGRARGSPGPITGGALALAFRGDFIQVGSAYEQHKIRRPDSFDVLVPLRFPPQVALEPRNLGTEPTLAPAFRSCFVCALKAPPSPSGTSTGQWHRDCKPFAEGFCVDVQGRRHLSATLVLRWFQAHLQRSLATVRYSLEGRCRVSLTPGGLEQPPTLHILPCRTDYGCCRLSMAVRLIPAVHLGDGVFLVAPPPPPSPSGALSELPGGLRAEALWGVNTARQEQKLLGWLQERAPPGACYLKCLQLLKALRDLGARGLDPTAATHWGRILSSYVLKTVLLAVLLKEGGPAHSWDEAHLSECLEKLVKFLRDCLLRRRDLFHCVLGPGGATAEVGPLPKVLREAAPVDLLAPFDQHARELAAARLLSTWRRLPQLLRAYGGPRYLARCPLPRSQRSQGFPEDEP is encoded by the coding sequence ATGTCCGTGCGGTACACTCTCAACCTGAAGGTCTTCTGGCCGGTGGTGACTGGACTATGCACGGCGCTGGTGTGCCTCTACCATGCCCTGCGCAGCACCGAGGGAGCCCGGGCCGAGCCCCCCGACGGCGTAGACAGCGGCTTCCCGCTGCTCAAGGTGGTCATCCTCCTTCTTCTCGGCTACATCCTCCTACGATGTCGCCACACCATCCGCCAGCGCCTCTTGCCAGGCTCTTCCCGCTCTTGTGGCCACGCCAACTTTTCAGCCAGACCCTTGCAAGAGCCAGGCCTGAGCATCTTACTGGAGAGTTACTATGAGCACGAGGTGCGCCTGTCGCCGCATGTGTTAGGTCATAGCAAGGCGCACGTGAGCCGGATCGTGGGTGAACTGGTGCAGGCTGGCCGAGCCCGAGGGTCTCCAGGCCCCATCACCGGGGGAGCGCTGGCCTTGGCCTTCCGGGGAGATTTCATCCAGGTGGGCAGCGCCTATGAGCAGCATAAAATCCGCCGGCCAGACAGCTTCGACGTGCTGGTGCCACTGCGCTTCCCGCCGCAGGTGGCTCTGGAGCCTCGGAACCTGGGGACCGAGCCCACGCTGGCCCCTGCCTTCCGCAGCTGCTTCGTGTGTGCCCTCAAGGCACCGCCCTCGCCATCGGGGACCTCGACAGGACAGTGGCATCGCGACTGCAAACCCTTCGCTGAAGGGTTTTGTGTGGATGTGCAGGGCCGGCGCCACCTCTCCGCTACCCTGGTGCTGCGCTGGTTCCAGGCGCACCTACAGCGCTCCTTGGCCACAGTGCGCTACAGCCTGGAGGGTCGCTGTAGAGTTAGCCTGACCCCAGGTGGTCTGGAGCAGCCTCCCACCCTCCACATCCTTCCTTGCCGCACGGACTATGGCTGTTGTCGCCTTTCCATGGCGGTGCGCCTCATCCCCGCTGTCCATCTGGGCGATGGCGTCTTCCTTGTGGCACCGCCACCGCCACCCTCACCCAGCGGAGCCCTGTCAGAGCTGCCGGGTGGCCTGCGCGCTGAGGCACTGTGGGGTGTGAATACAGCACGCCAGGAGCAGAAACTGCTGGGCTGGCTTCAGGAACGGGCTCCTCCGGGTGCCTGCTACCTCAAGTGCCTGCAGCTGCTTAAAGCTCTTCGAGATCTGGGTGCCCGCGGGCTGGACCCTACAGCAGCTACCCACTGGGGACGCATCCTGTCTTCCTACGTGCTGAAAACGGTGCTGCTGGCCGTGCTTCTGAAGGAGGGCGGCCCAGCGCACAGCTGGGACGAGGCACACCTGAGTGAGTGCTTGGAGAAGCTGGTGAAGTTCCTTAGGGACTGCCTGCTGCGACGCCGAGACCTCTTCCACTGTGTCCTGGGTCCAGGTGGAGCGACCGCCGAGGTGGGCCCCCTGCCCAAGGTGCTGCGCGAGGCCGCTCCAGTTGACCTCCTGGCACCTTTCGATCAGCATGCCCGGGAGCTCGCAGCAGCGCGGTTGCTGTCCACCTGGCGAAGGTTGCCTCAGCTTCTCCGGGCCTATGGCGGTCCCCGCTACCTTGCCAGGTGCCCCTTACCCCGGAGTCAACGCAGCCAGGGCTTCCCTGAAGATGAACCATGA